Part of the Methylomagnum ishizawai genome, TTGGGCAATAGCGTCGGCCCGGTGCTGGACCCGGTGTTTTGCTTCCGGGTGCGGCTGCGGATCGAGCCGGGCGCGGTCGCCCATACGGTATTCACCACCTTCGTGGCCCAAAATCGCGATGATTTGCAGGAATTGGCGCTGAAATACCGCGACCCCGCCCTGTTCGACCGGGTATCGGCCCTGGCCTGGACCCAGGCCCAGGTGCAACTCCGCCATCTACGCATCGCCACCGACGAAGCCCAGCTCTTCCAAGCGCTGGCCAACCGGCTGTTGTACGCCGACGCCGCGCTGCGTCCCTCGGGCGCGGTGCTGGCCTTGAACACGCTGGGCCAGCGGGCTTTGTGGCGGCATGGGATTTCCGGCGACCGGCCCATGGTGTTGGCGCGGATCGGCGATGCCGGGCAGCGGGCCTTGGCCGAGCAATTGCTGCGGGCGCAGGAATATTGGCGGGCCAAGCGCTTGGCGGTTGATCTGGTGTTCCTGTGCGAGCAGGACGCTTCCTACGCCGAGGAACTGGGCGGTTTGCTGGAAAGCTTGGCGCGGGCGCAGCGGGCGCTGTCGGGGGCCGGGCCGGACCCTGTGCGCGGCGCGGTGGCGGTGGTGCGGGCGGATTGGCTGGACGAGGCCGACCGGCTGTTGCTGCGTTCCAGCGCCCGGGTGGTACTGGCGGGCTGGCGCGGCACCCTGGCCGAGCAATTGCTGCGGCGGGCGCGGGGACCGGCGGGCTACGCGCCCTTGCGGCGGCCCTGGACCGGCGCGGGACCGGCGGACCTCGACGCCTTGGCCGGGCCGGACCCGTCCACCTTGGAATTCTTCAACGGGCTGGGCGGTTTCACCGACGGCGGGCGGGACTACGTGGTGCGGCTCGGTCCCGGCCAGTCCACGCCCCTGCCTTGGACCAATGTGATTGCCAACCCGGATTTCGGCTTCCTGGTGACGGAATCCGGCGGCGGATATACCTGGAGCCTGAACAGCCGGGAAAACCCGCTCACGCCCTGGTCGAACGATCCGGTCGGCGATCCGCCCGGCGAGGCGTTCTATCTGCGCGACGAGGACAGCGGCGAACTGTGGTGCCCGACCGCCCTGCCGATCCGGGTCGAGGGTGGGCATTACCTGATCCGCCACGGCCAGGGCTATAGCCGGTTCGACCACGCCTCGCACGGCATCCACAGCGCGTTGACCCAATGCGTGGACCCGGCGGACCCGGTCAAGGTCTCGATCCTCCGCCTGCGCGACACTTCCGGGCGGCCCCGGCGGCTGAGCGTGGTGGCCTATGCCGAATGGGCGTTGGGGAATTCCCGCCCCGCCGCCGCGCCCTATGTCGTCACCGAATCCGACCCCGCGACCGGGGCGCTATTGGCTCGCAATCCCTGGAGCGCCGAATTCGGCGGGCGGGTGGCCTTCGCCGACCTGGGTGGCCGGCCAACCGCCTGGACCGCCAGCCGGGAGGAATTCCTGGGCCGCAATGGCGGGCTGGACGCCCCGGCGGGCTTGTTGGGGCGGCGGGCCGGTTTGCGGCGGCGCTGCGGGGCCGGGCTGGACCCCTGCGCGGCCCTGCAAACCGGGATCGAACTCGGCCCCGGCGGCACGGCGGAAGTGGTGTTCCTGCTGGGCCAGGGCGCGGACCGGGCCGGGGCGTTGGATTTGATCCGGCGGCACCGGGCCATCCCGGCGGCGGAGACCCTGGAACGCGCCCGGCGGGCCTGGGACGAACGGCTCGGCGCTTTGCAAATCCAGACCCCGGACCGGGGCTTGGACCTGCTGGTGAACCGCTGGCTGGTCTATCAGGCGCTGGGCTGCCGGGTCTGGGCACGGGCGGCGTTCTACCAGGCCGGGGGTGCCTATGGCTTCCGCGACCAACTCCAGGACGGCATGGCGCTCGCCGCCGCCGATCCCGCCGGGGTCCGCGCCCATTTGCTACGGGCGGCGGGGCGGCAATTCCCCGAGGGCGATGTGCAGCACTGGTGGCACCCACCCACGGGCCGGGGCGTGCGCACCCAT contains:
- a CDS encoding GH36-type glycosyl hydrolase domain-containing protein, which gives rise to MRDDWGAFFYLRNRATGRSGRRVPATAAVPDHYAVDFLEDRRGSPAPTGDIATTLEIVVSPEDDAEIRRLSLANHGPAPVEIGTDFLRRDRAGPARRRCRPSGVFQPVCGHRIFTPGRGLVARRRPRGAGEPERWAGQVLAGVAADAGVEYETDRMRCLGRGRGVRSPLALQDGGPLGNSVGPVLDPVFCFRVRLRIEPGAVAHTVFTTFVAQNRDDLQELALKYRDPALFDRVSALAWTQAQVQLRHLRIATDEAQLFQALANRLLYADAALRPSGAVLALNTLGQRALWRHGISGDRPMVLARIGDAGQRALAEQLLRAQEYWRAKRLAVDLVFLCEQDASYAEELGGLLESLARAQRALSGAGPDPVRGAVAVVRADWLDEADRLLLRSSARVVLAGWRGTLAEQLLRRARGPAGYAPLRRPWTGAGPADLDALAGPDPSTLEFFNGLGGFTDGGRDYVVRLGPGQSTPLPWTNVIANPDFGFLVTESGGGYTWSLNSRENPLTPWSNDPVGDPPGEAFYLRDEDSGELWCPTALPIRVEGGHYLIRHGQGYSRFDHASHGIHSALTQCVDPADPVKVSILRLRDTSGRPRRLSVVAYAEWALGNSRPAAAPYVVTESDPATGALLARNPWSAEFGGRVAFADLGGRPTAWTASREEFLGRNGGLDAPAGLLGRRAGLRRRCGAGLDPCAALQTGIELGPGGTAEVVFLLGQGADRAGALDLIRRHRAIPAAETLERARRAWDERLGALQIQTPDRGLDLLVNRWLVYQALGCRVWARAAFYQAGGAYGFRDQLQDGMALAAADPAGVRAHLLRAAGRQFPEGDVQHWWHPPTGRGVRTHCSDDRLWLPVAAVRYLDVSGDAAVLDEEIPFIDGPPLPPEREDAYFEPTLSEVRASLYEHCARALDASLALGPHSLPLIGAGDWNDGMNRVGQAGRGESVWLAWFLISALEAFIPLAAARDDAGRADRWRGHAERLKAAAEAAAWDGAWYRRAWFDDGTPLGSAANAECRIDSLPQSWAALSGAADPERARRALDAVWERLVRGGDSLVLLFDPPFRRGADPDSHATPDPGYIAGYPPGTRENGGQYTHAAVWCALAETRLDNGSGAVELLRMLNPVYRGADKAGREAYRGEPYVLAADVHAGPEHARRAGWTWYTGAAGWYYRTAVEGVLGLELRAGTLFVDPCPPTAWPGFAASLRRGSARYGIAVENPQGVRRGVAALELDGEALPPQGGIPLADDGREHRVRVVMG